From the Streptomyces sp. KMM 9044 genome, one window contains:
- a CDS encoding helix-turn-helix domain-containing protein, protein MSRVWGSNWGHRTIGTLVSSLRTKLGSSGWIITVRGVGCRMGHAWRMPETFAGRANGRREGPGERTTTLPGALAVTPPPSSHRSSGWCASPVSPTARRAHQADAGFEVSSARRGSRRASSARAASVLMPVPVKSRAVPAGSSRSRTRRRIAPVVTSYGS, encoded by the coding sequence ATGTCCCGGGTCTGGGGAAGCAACTGGGGGCACCGCACCATCGGCACCCTTGTGAGCAGCCTCCGGACGAAACTCGGCTCCAGCGGCTGGATCATCACGGTACGGGGTGTCGGCTGTCGCATGGGGCACGCCTGGCGCATGCCGGAGACGTTCGCCGGCCGAGCAAACGGGCGGCGCGAGGGCCCCGGGGAGCGTACGACCACGCTCCCCGGGGCCCTCGCCGTCACACCGCCGCCCTCCAGCCACCGCAGCAGCGGGTGGTGCGCCTCTCCGGTCTCCCCCACCGCCCGTCGCGCCCACCAGGCCGACGCCGGATTCGAGGTCAGCAGTGCGCGCCGCGGCTCGCGCCGGGCCAGCTCGGCGAGGGCGGCGAGCGTGCTCATGCCCGTACCCGTGAAGAGCAGGGCCGTGCCGGCGGGCAGTTCCCGCTCCCGTACGCGCCGCAGGATCGCCCCGGTCGTCACCTCGTACGGGTCGTAG
- a CDS encoding molybdopterin oxidoreductase family protein: MPNTVTPTHCPYCALQCGMNLTPTPDGTVQVSERAGFPVNRGALCGKGRTAPAVLSSAVRLTSPLVRSRESGELVPAGWDEALDRITEGLGRTRGEHGADAVGVFGGGGLTNEKAYALGKFARVVLGTSQIDYNGRFCMSSAAAAGIKAFGLDRGLPFPLEDIPRTGCVILVGSNPAETMPPALRYFAELKENGGTLIVVDPRRTKTAELADLHLATRPGTDLALALGLLHLVVAEGRSDEAYIRERTAGWEETRAAAMAHWPEYVERITGVPVPRLRETVRLFCEPEAAMVLTARGPEQQAKGTDTVGAWINLCLATGRAGRPLSGYGCLTGQGNGQGGREHGQKADQLPGYRKLTDPAARAHVAGVWGVDPDSLPGPGRSAYELLDALGGDIRSLLLMGSNPVVSAPRAAHVEERIRSLDFLAVCDVVLSETAALADVVLPVTQWAEETGTTTSLEGRVLLRRRALPAPDGVRSDLEVLHELAARLGAGPSPQKRFPTDPEEVFEELRRASAGGPADYSGISYRRLAEDNGVFWPCPAPGPTPAEAPVPADGAVHPGTPRLFLDRFATEDGRARFVPVAHRANAEEPDDEYPVLLTTGRVVAQYQSGAQTRRVDELNAAAPGPFVQLHPRLAERLGAAEGDPLAVVSRRGRAVAPARITIAIRPDTVFMPFHWAGEGRANTLTNPALDPTSRMPEFKVCAVRVEVETARS; this comes from the coding sequence ATGCCGAACACCGTGACGCCCACGCACTGCCCGTACTGCGCACTGCAGTGCGGGATGAATCTGACGCCCACGCCGGACGGGACCGTACAGGTGAGCGAGCGCGCGGGCTTCCCGGTGAACCGGGGCGCGCTGTGCGGCAAGGGGCGTACGGCACCGGCGGTGCTGTCCTCCGCCGTGCGGCTGACCTCGCCGTTGGTGCGGTCACGGGAGAGTGGCGAGCTGGTGCCCGCCGGCTGGGACGAGGCGCTGGACCGGATCACCGAGGGGCTGGGCCGTACGCGCGGCGAGCACGGGGCGGACGCGGTCGGGGTGTTCGGCGGCGGCGGGCTGACGAACGAGAAGGCGTACGCGCTGGGCAAGTTCGCGCGGGTGGTGCTGGGCACCTCCCAGATCGACTACAACGGCCGTTTCTGCATGTCGTCCGCGGCGGCGGCCGGTATCAAGGCGTTCGGGCTGGACCGGGGGCTGCCGTTCCCGCTGGAGGACATCCCGAGGACCGGCTGCGTGATCCTCGTCGGTTCGAACCCGGCGGAGACCATGCCGCCGGCGCTGCGCTACTTCGCCGAGCTGAAGGAGAACGGCGGCACGCTGATCGTCGTCGACCCGCGCCGGACGAAGACCGCCGAGCTGGCCGATCTGCATCTGGCGACCCGCCCCGGCACCGACCTCGCGCTGGCGCTGGGCCTGCTGCACCTGGTCGTCGCCGAGGGCCGCAGTGACGAGGCGTACATCCGGGAACGCACCGCCGGCTGGGAGGAGACCCGGGCCGCGGCGATGGCGCACTGGCCGGAGTACGTGGAGCGGATCACCGGCGTGCCGGTGCCCCGGCTTCGGGAGACCGTACGGCTGTTCTGCGAGCCGGAGGCGGCGATGGTGCTCACCGCCCGCGGGCCCGAGCAGCAGGCCAAGGGCACCGACACGGTGGGCGCCTGGATCAACCTGTGCCTGGCGACCGGCCGGGCGGGCCGCCCGCTGTCCGGGTACGGCTGCCTGACCGGTCAGGGCAACGGGCAGGGCGGGCGCGAACACGGCCAGAAGGCCGACCAGTTGCCCGGCTACCGCAAGCTGACCGACCCTGCGGCGCGCGCGCACGTCGCCGGCGTCTGGGGGGTGGACCCCGACTCGCTGCCCGGCCCGGGGCGCAGCGCGTACGAGCTGCTGGACGCGCTGGGCGGGGACATCCGCTCGCTGCTGCTGATGGGCTCCAACCCGGTGGTGTCGGCGCCCCGCGCCGCGCACGTCGAGGAGCGCATCCGGTCGCTGGACTTCCTGGCGGTGTGCGACGTCGTGCTGTCGGAGACGGCCGCGCTCGCCGACGTCGTCCTGCCGGTGACGCAGTGGGCGGAGGAGACGGGCACGACGACCAGCCTGGAGGGCAGGGTCCTGCTGCGGCGGCGCGCGCTGCCCGCGCCGGACGGCGTGCGCAGCGACCTCGAGGTGCTGCACGAGCTGGCCGCCCGGCTCGGCGCCGGGCCGAGTCCCCAGAAGAGGTTCCCGACCGATCCCGAGGAGGTCTTCGAGGAACTGCGCCGCGCGAGCGCGGGCGGGCCCGCCGACTACTCCGGGATCAGTTACCGGCGGCTCGCGGAGGACAACGGCGTGTTCTGGCCGTGCCCGGCCCCCGGACCCACGCCGGCGGAGGCACCTGTGCCGGCGGACGGTGCCGTGCACCCCGGCACCCCCCGGCTGTTCCTCGACCGGTTCGCCACCGAGGACGGGCGGGCCCGGTTCGTGCCCGTCGCGCACCGCGCGAACGCCGAGGAGCCCGACGACGAGTACCCCGTGCTGCTGACCACCGGCCGGGTCGTGGCGCAGTACCAGTCCGGTGCGCAGACCCGGCGCGTCGACGAGCTGAACGCGGCCGCGCCCGGCCCGTTCGTGCAGTTGCACCCGCGGCTCGCGGAGCGGCTCGGCGCGGCCGAGGGCGATCCGCTGGCCGTGGTGTCCCGGCGGGGCCGGGCGGTGGCACCGGCCCGTATCACCATCGCGATCCGCCCCGACACCGTGTTCATGCCGTTCCACTGGGCGGGCGAGGGCCGCGCGAACACCCTCACCAACCCCGCCCTGGACCCGACGTCGCGGATGCCGGAGTTCAAGGTGTGCGCGGTACGGGTGGAAGTGGAGACGGCGCGGTCCTGA
- a CDS encoding sirohydrochlorin chelatase: protein MTVHPTTSTPAPLSSRPPGHGASGGSGRRPPFPPPPALVVVAHGSRDPRALSTVRALLDRVRALRPGLPVHLGHIELNEPLLPDTLAGLHARGTGSAVLVPLLFGRGYHVKQDIPETAAASPLPTRVAAPLGSHPLLVDALHARLTEAGWRTPADGATRRASAVVLAAAGSRDPESRTDTARTADLLAQRLGVPVVPAYASTAAPTVSEALRALAAEGRRRVAVASCFTAPGRFATECAAASPWVTAAPLGTHPAMARLLLHRYTQARTAPVLTPA from the coding sequence ATGACGGTGCACCCCACGACCTCGACCCCGGCCCCGCTCAGCAGCCGGCCGCCCGGGCACGGGGCGTCCGGCGGGAGCGGCCGGCGCCCTCCGTTCCCGCCACCCCCGGCCCTCGTCGTGGTGGCCCACGGCAGCCGTGATCCACGCGCGCTGAGTACCGTACGGGCGCTCCTGGACCGCGTCCGCGCGCTCCGCCCCGGTCTGCCGGTGCACCTCGGGCACATCGAGCTGAACGAGCCGCTCCTTCCCGACACCCTCGCCGGTCTGCACGCGCGGGGGACCGGTTCCGCCGTACTGGTGCCGCTGCTGTTCGGCCGCGGCTACCACGTCAAGCAGGACATCCCCGAGACGGCCGCCGCGTCGCCGCTGCCCACGCGCGTGGCCGCCCCGCTCGGCTCGCACCCGCTGCTCGTCGACGCGCTGCACGCCCGCCTGACGGAGGCCGGCTGGCGGACCCCGGCCGACGGGGCGACCCGCCGGGCGAGCGCGGTCGTGCTGGCCGCCGCCGGGTCCCGCGACCCCGAGTCGCGGACCGACACCGCCCGCACCGCCGACCTGCTCGCCCAGCGCCTCGGCGTCCCCGTGGTCCCCGCCTACGCCTCCACGGCCGCCCCCACCGTCTCCGAGGCCCTGCGCGCCCTCGCGGCCGAAGGCCGTCGCCGGGTGGCCGTCGCCTCCTGCTTCACCGCACCCGGCCGCTTCGCCACGGAGTGCGCGGCGGCCTCCCCCTGGGTCACCGCGGCCCCCCTCGGCACCCACCCCGCCATGGCCCGCCTCCTCCTCCACCGCTACACCCAGGCCCGCACGGCGCCCGTCCTGACTCCCGCATGA
- the dnaG gene encoding DNA primase, producing MAGRINDEDVKAVRDAVPIDAVVSEYLQLKGAGGGNLKGLCPFHDEKSPSFQVSPSKGFFHCFGCQEGGDTITFVMKIDHLSFSEAVERLAAQAGITLRYEEGGYNPAHQRGERIRLVEAHQIAAEWYTEQLATSAEADTGRTFLAERGFDQGAAQHFSVGYSPQGWDHLTRFLRGKGFTDKELILSGLSQDGRRGPIDRFRGRLMWPIRDIAGDVVGFGARKLYESDNGPKYLNTPDTAIYKKSHVLYGIDLAKKDIAKSSRAVVVEGYTDVMACHLAGVTTAIATCGTAFGTDHIKILRRLLMDNGSARVIFTFDGDSAGQKAALRAFEDDQKFAAETYIAIAPDGMDPCDLRLAKGDDAVADLAEPRTPLFEFALRHIVGRYDLDTPAGRAAALDEAAPVVARIKNSGAQHEVAVQLAGMLGILDTQFVVKRVAQLARWARDRGGKGPAPDRQQRGGGGGGSPQQYGSAPAPALPRGPALNLRNPVFATERELLKLALQRPELVSPAFDAYGLDEFTAPVYAAVRQAVLDAGGAESGVPDPQDYLVRVREAAPDDAVRAMVTELAVEAIMLHRGVKEVDETYAGAQLVTVRRRAVERRIREITGRLTRVASQGDPAELASVQNELWVLQQYDQALREHGAAAL from the coding sequence GTGGCTGGGCGGATCAACGACGAGGACGTGAAGGCGGTACGGGACGCGGTCCCGATCGACGCCGTGGTGTCCGAGTACCTCCAGCTCAAGGGTGCGGGCGGCGGGAACCTCAAGGGCCTGTGCCCCTTCCACGACGAGAAGTCGCCCTCCTTCCAGGTGAGTCCGAGCAAGGGGTTCTTCCACTGCTTCGGCTGCCAGGAGGGCGGCGACACCATCACGTTCGTGATGAAGATCGACCACCTCTCCTTCTCCGAGGCGGTCGAGCGGCTCGCCGCCCAGGCCGGCATCACCCTGCGCTACGAGGAGGGCGGGTACAACCCCGCCCACCAGCGCGGCGAGCGCATCCGTCTGGTCGAGGCCCACCAGATCGCCGCCGAGTGGTACACGGAACAGCTCGCGACCTCCGCCGAGGCGGACACCGGCCGCACCTTCCTCGCCGAGCGCGGCTTCGACCAGGGCGCCGCCCAGCACTTCTCCGTCGGCTACAGCCCCCAGGGCTGGGACCACCTCACCCGCTTCCTGCGCGGCAAGGGCTTCACCGACAAGGAGCTGATCCTCTCCGGCCTCTCCCAGGACGGCCGCCGCGGTCCGATCGACCGCTTCCGCGGCCGCCTGATGTGGCCCATCCGAGACATCGCCGGCGACGTCGTCGGCTTCGGCGCCCGCAAGCTCTACGAGTCGGACAACGGACCGAAGTACCTCAACACCCCCGACACGGCGATCTACAAGAAGTCCCACGTCCTCTACGGCATCGACCTGGCGAAGAAGGACATCGCGAAGTCGTCCCGCGCGGTCGTCGTCGAGGGGTACACCGACGTCATGGCCTGCCACCTGGCCGGGGTCACCACCGCCATCGCGACCTGCGGCACCGCGTTCGGCACCGACCACATCAAGATCCTGCGCCGGCTGCTGATGGACAACGGCTCGGCCCGAGTGATCTTCACCTTCGACGGTGACTCGGCCGGACAGAAGGCGGCCCTGCGCGCCTTCGAGGACGACCAGAAATTCGCCGCCGAGACCTACATCGCCATCGCGCCCGACGGCATGGACCCCTGCGACCTGCGCCTCGCCAAGGGCGACGACGCGGTCGCCGACCTCGCCGAACCACGCACCCCGCTCTTCGAGTTCGCGCTGCGCCACATCGTGGGCCGCTACGACCTGGACACCCCGGCCGGCCGGGCCGCCGCCCTCGACGAGGCCGCCCCCGTCGTCGCCCGCATCAAGAACAGCGGCGCCCAGCACGAGGTCGCCGTCCAGCTCGCGGGCATGCTCGGCATCCTCGACACCCAGTTCGTGGTCAAGCGGGTGGCGCAGCTCGCCCGCTGGGCCCGCGACCGCGGCGGAAAGGGCCCCGCCCCCGACCGGCAGCAGCGCGGCGGGGGCGGCGGTGGTAGCCCGCAGCAGTACGGCTCCGCCCCGGCACCGGCCCTCCCGCGCGGCCCCGCGCTCAACCTGCGCAACCCCGTCTTCGCCACCGAACGCGAACTGCTCAAGCTCGCCCTCCAGCGCCCCGAACTGGTCTCCCCGGCCTTCGACGCGTATGGCCTCGACGAGTTCACCGCCCCGGTGTACGCGGCGGTGCGCCAGGCCGTCCTGGACGCGGGCGGCGCCGAATCCGGCGTCCCCGACCCGCAGGACTATCTGGTCCGCGTCCGGGAGGCCGCCCCCGACGACGCCGTCCGTGCCATGGTCACCGAACTCGCCGTCGAGGCGATCATGCTGCACCGGGGCGTCAAGGAGGTCGACGAGACGTACGCGGGCGCCCAGCTGGTCACCGTCCGCCGCCGCGCCGTCGAGCGCCGCATCCGTGAGATCACCGGCCGGCTGACCCGCGTCGCCTCCCAGGGCGACCCGGCCGAACTGGCCTCCGTGCAGAACGAACTGTGGGTCCTCCAGCAGTACGACCAGGCCCTGCGCGAACACGGCGCGGCGGCGCTGTAG
- a CDS encoding SanA/YdcF family protein, with translation MLHLLLRVRAGAARWLRRPRPPRLPRTRAGRRRLVQAGMVACVLALLPATWMRLAAEGRLHTTTDVPRTDVAVVFGAGLWDGEPSPYLAHRLDAAAELYRAGRIGVVLVTGDNSREEYDEPDAMRAYLTRHGVPDARIVSDYAGFDTWDSCVRAKKIFGVDRAVLISQGFHIRRAVTLCQAAGVSSYGVGVDDRHDVTWYYGGAREILAAGKAALDAAFRPDPHFLGPGEAGVEQALDGIRAPSATPRP, from the coding sequence ATGCTTCATCTGTTGCTCCGTGTGAGGGCGGGCGCGGCCCGATGGCTCCGCCGGCCGCGTCCGCCCCGCCTGCCGCGCACCCGGGCCGGCCGGCGGCGGCTGGTGCAGGCGGGGATGGTGGCCTGCGTACTGGCGCTGCTGCCGGCGACGTGGATGCGTCTGGCGGCGGAGGGCCGGCTGCACACCACCACCGACGTGCCCCGCACCGACGTCGCCGTGGTCTTCGGCGCGGGCCTGTGGGACGGGGAGCCGTCGCCGTACCTCGCGCACCGGCTGGACGCGGCGGCCGAGCTGTACCGGGCGGGCAGGATCGGGGTGGTCCTGGTCACCGGCGACAACAGCCGTGAGGAGTACGACGAGCCGGACGCGATGCGCGCCTATCTGACCCGGCACGGCGTGCCCGACGCGCGGATCGTCAGCGACTACGCGGGCTTCGACACCTGGGACTCGTGCGTGCGCGCGAAGAAGATCTTCGGCGTGGACCGGGCCGTGCTGATCAGCCAGGGCTTCCACATCCGGCGCGCGGTCACCCTGTGCCAGGCGGCCGGCGTCTCCTCGTACGGCGTCGGCGTCGACGACCGGCACGACGTCACCTGGTACTACGGGGGCGCCCGCGAGATCCTCGCCGCGGGCAAGGCGGCCCTGGACGCGGCCTTCCGACCGGACCCGCACTTCCTCGGGCCGGGGGAGGCGGGGGTGGAGCAGGCGCTCGACGGTATCCGTGCCCCGTCGGCGACACCGCGGCCGTAA
- a CDS encoding deoxyguanosinetriphosphate triphosphohydrolase encodes MAGTPTPTPTGPPAQAHPRQNHTPPPGYDPGSAARWAAEPDKRPGRTAFQRDRARVLHSSALRRLAGKTQVVTPGAASPVWDASPRTRLTHSLECAQVGRELGAALGCDPDLVEAACLSHDLGHPAFGHNGEQALNLFAEDCGGFEGNAQSLRLLTRIEPKRFLTDPESGDVVSVGLNLTRATLDAATKYPWARGAHPTDPASPKFGVYEDDRPVFDWAREGAPEGRTCFEAQVMDWADDVAYSVHDVEDGLHAGHIDPNCLHAEPERQEIFAVAVGRYAGAGTDPAELAEALDRLLAQEWWPHGYDGTAVAQARLKDATSQLIGRFCLAAEGATREEFGRGRLTRYGAELVVPRSIRTECAVLKAVADRYVMQRAEQEQLRVDQRIVVLELAEALTARAPEGLDPQFRTLFTQAPDDRARKRVIVDQIASLTDASARSLHARLTGQA; translated from the coding sequence ATGGCAGGCACCCCCACCCCCACCCCCACCGGCCCTCCGGCTCAGGCGCACCCGCGGCAGAACCACACCCCGCCCCCCGGCTACGACCCGGGCTCGGCCGCCCGCTGGGCCGCCGAGCCCGACAAACGTCCCGGGCGTACCGCCTTCCAGCGCGACCGCGCGCGCGTGCTGCATTCCTCGGCCCTGCGCCGCCTGGCCGGCAAGACGCAGGTCGTCACCCCCGGAGCGGCCAGCCCGGTCTGGGACGCCAGCCCCCGCACCCGCCTCACCCACTCCCTCGAATGCGCCCAGGTGGGCCGGGAACTCGGTGCCGCCCTCGGCTGCGACCCGGACCTCGTGGAGGCCGCCTGCCTCTCCCACGACCTGGGCCACCCGGCCTTCGGCCACAACGGCGAACAGGCGCTGAACCTGTTCGCCGAGGACTGCGGTGGCTTCGAGGGCAACGCCCAGTCGCTGCGCCTGCTCACCCGCATCGAACCCAAGCGGTTCCTCACCGACCCGGAGAGCGGCGACGTCGTCAGCGTCGGCCTCAACCTCACCCGCGCCACCCTCGACGCCGCCACCAAGTACCCCTGGGCGCGAGGCGCCCACCCCACCGACCCGGCCTCCCCGAAGTTCGGTGTCTACGAGGACGACCGCCCCGTCTTCGACTGGGCCCGCGAGGGTGCCCCCGAGGGCCGTACCTGCTTCGAGGCCCAGGTCATGGACTGGGCCGACGACGTCGCCTACTCGGTGCACGACGTGGAGGACGGCCTGCACGCCGGCCACATCGACCCCAACTGCCTGCACGCCGAGCCCGAACGGCAGGAGATCTTCGCCGTCGCCGTCGGCCGGTACGCCGGCGCGGGCACCGATCCGGCGGAACTCGCCGAGGCGCTCGACCGCCTCCTCGCCCAGGAGTGGTGGCCGCACGGCTACGACGGCACAGCGGTGGCCCAGGCCCGCCTCAAGGACGCCACCAGCCAGCTCATCGGCCGCTTCTGCCTCGCCGCCGAGGGCGCCACCCGGGAGGAGTTCGGCAGGGGCCGTCTCACCCGCTACGGAGCCGAGCTGGTCGTCCCCAGGAGCATCCGTACGGAGTGCGCCGTCCTCAAGGCGGTCGCCGACCGGTACGTCATGCAGCGCGCCGAGCAGGAACAGCTCCGCGTCGACCAGCGGATCGTCGTCCTCGAACTGGCCGAGGCGCTCACCGCCCGTGCCCCCGAAGGCCTGGACCCGCAGTTCCGCACCCTGTTCACGCAGGCCCCGGACGACCGAGCCCGCAAGCGGGTGATCGTCGACCAGATCGCGTCCCTCACCGACGCCTCGGCCCGCTCGCTTCACGCCCGCCTCACTGGGCAGGCGTGA
- a CDS encoding NAD(P)/FAD-dependent oxidoreductase codes for MVDADQTFVIVGGGLAGAKAAETLRAEGFTGRVLLICDERDRPYERPPLSKGFLLGKEERDSVFVHEPAWYARHDIELHLGQTVDAVDRAAKTVRFGEDGTTVHYDKLLLANGSEPRRLDIPGTDLVGVHHLRRLAHAERLKGVLASLGRDNGHLVIAGAGWIGLEAAAAAREYGAEVTVVHRGPTPLHSVLGPELGQLFADLHSGHGVRFHFGAALTGITGQDGVVLAARTDDGEEHPAHAVLAAIGAAPRTGLAQAAGLDLADPADGGGIRVDDRLCTSDPDIHAAGDVASFPHALFGTRLRVEHWANALNGGPAAARAMLGREVTYDRVPYFFSDQYDLGMEYSGWAPPGSYDQVVIRGDAGKREFVAFWVKESRVLAGMNVNVWDVTAPIQRLITSRTQVDTDSLANPRVPLESLVP; via the coding sequence GTGGTCGACGCGGATCAGACATTCGTCATCGTCGGAGGAGGCCTGGCGGGCGCGAAGGCGGCCGAGACGCTGCGGGCGGAGGGATTCACCGGCCGGGTCCTGCTGATCTGCGACGAACGGGACCGCCCGTACGAGCGGCCGCCGCTGTCCAAGGGCTTCCTGCTCGGCAAGGAGGAGCGCGACAGCGTCTTCGTGCACGAGCCCGCCTGGTACGCGCGCCACGACATCGAGCTGCACCTCGGCCAGACCGTCGACGCCGTCGACCGCGCCGCGAAGACCGTCCGCTTCGGCGAGGACGGCACCACCGTCCACTACGACAAACTGCTGCTGGCCAACGGCTCCGAGCCCCGCCGCCTGGACATCCCGGGGACGGACCTCGTCGGCGTCCACCACCTGCGCCGCCTCGCGCATGCCGAGCGGCTCAAGGGCGTCCTGGCCTCCCTCGGCCGGGACAACGGCCACCTGGTGATCGCCGGCGCCGGCTGGATCGGCCTGGAGGCCGCCGCGGCGGCCCGCGAGTACGGCGCGGAGGTCACCGTCGTCCACCGCGGACCCACCCCGCTGCACTCCGTCCTCGGCCCCGAGCTCGGCCAGCTCTTCGCCGACCTGCACAGCGGGCACGGCGTCCGCTTCCACTTCGGCGCCGCCCTCACCGGGATCACCGGCCAGGACGGCGTCGTCCTCGCCGCCCGCACCGACGACGGCGAGGAGCACCCGGCGCACGCGGTCCTCGCGGCGATCGGCGCCGCCCCGCGCACCGGCCTCGCCCAGGCGGCGGGCCTGGACCTCGCCGACCCCGCGGACGGCGGCGGCATCCGGGTCGACGACCGGCTGTGCACCTCCGACCCCGACATCCACGCCGCCGGTGACGTCGCCTCCTTCCCGCACGCCCTCTTCGGCACCCGGCTGCGCGTCGAGCACTGGGCCAACGCCCTCAACGGCGGCCCGGCCGCGGCCCGCGCGATGCTCGGCCGGGAGGTCACCTACGACCGGGTCCCGTACTTCTTCAGCGACCAGTACGACCTGGGCATGGAGTACTCCGGCTGGGCCCCGCCCGGCTCCTACGACCAGGTCGTGATCCGGGGCGACGCGGGCAAGCGGGAGTTCGTCGCCTTCTGGGTGAAGGAGAGCAGGGTGCTGGCCGGCATGAACGTCAACGTGTGGGACGTCACCGCCCCGATCCAGCGGCTGATCACCTCCCGGACCCAGGTGGACACGGACTCCCTGGCGAACCCACGCGTCCCACTGGAAAGCCTGGTCCCCTGA
- a CDS encoding class F sortase produces MSTLTLCCGLWLLHAGTGTSAPPQPSAAQAHSTGPGHGAGQDPASAALPSSPPDRIRIPAIGVDAPLTGLGLTGTGSLDVPPPERPGLAGWYEAGTTPGGSGTAVVAGHVDNAEGPAVFYSLGALRKGGTVEVDRRDGGTAVFTVHAVEVYDARDFPDEKVYGAAERPELRIITCGGGYSRATGYQGNVVVYAHLTGSR; encoded by the coding sequence ATGAGCACGCTCACCCTGTGCTGCGGCCTGTGGCTGCTGCACGCCGGAACCGGCACGAGCGCCCCGCCGCAGCCGTCGGCCGCCCAGGCCCACTCCACGGGCCCGGGGCACGGTGCCGGGCAGGACCCGGCGTCCGCCGCGCTGCCGTCCTCCCCGCCCGACCGGATCCGCATCCCCGCGATCGGTGTGGACGCCCCCCTGACGGGCCTCGGCCTGACGGGCACCGGCAGCCTCGACGTGCCGCCGCCCGAGCGGCCCGGCCTGGCCGGCTGGTACGAGGCAGGCACCACGCCCGGCGGGAGCGGCACCGCGGTCGTCGCGGGCCATGTCGACAACGCCGAGGGCCCCGCCGTCTTCTACTCCCTGGGCGCCCTGCGCAAGGGCGGTACCGTCGAGGTGGACCGGCGCGACGGCGGCACCGCCGTGTTCACCGTGCACGCCGTCGAGGTGTACGACGCCCGGGACTTCCCCGACGAGAAGGTGTACGGCGCGGCAGAGCGCCCGGAGCTGCGGATCATCACCTGCGGCGGAGGCTACTCACGCGCCACCGGCTACCAGGGCAACGTCGTCGTCTACGCCCACCTCACCGGCAGCCGCTGA
- a CDS encoding winged helix-turn-helix transcriptional regulator, protein MDVIGGKWKVLMLWALHERPYRFGALRRELPGVTGKVPASHLRELESDGIVHREEHDETPPRVEYSPTPGGTALNEAREPLGAWGRANVLGPSEGSAAAGEVGVDDDVALVAGGA, encoded by the coding sequence GTGGACGTGATCGGCGGCAAGTGGAAGGTGCTGATGCTCTGGGCGTTGCACGAACGGCCGTACCGCTTCGGCGCCCTGCGCCGGGAACTGCCCGGGGTCACCGGGAAGGTGCCCGCCTCGCATCTGCGGGAGCTGGAGTCCGACGGCATCGTGCACCGCGAGGAGCACGACGAGACCCCGCCGCGTGTCGAGTACTCCCCGACGCCCGGGGGCACGGCGCTCAACGAGGCGCGGGAACCCCTGGGTGCGTGGGGGAGGGCGAACGTGCTGGGACCGTCCGAGGGCTCAGCGGCTGCCGGTGAGGTGGGCGTAGACGACGACGTTGCCCTGGTAGCCGGTGGCGCGTGA